In Nitrospira sp., the DNA window TACCGGAACCGGTGACGCCAAGCAGCGCCTGGTGCGGCTTTCCTGCCAGCACCCCGGCGGTCAACTTCTCAATGGCCTGTCCTTGGTCACCGCAAGGTTTGAAGGGGGCCTCAAGCTTGAACGAAGGCATGATGACGGCATCTTACCATGTTCGAGAGGCCATACGCGCATGCGAACGGCTGGCGGCTATAGGCTGGCGTCCACGTGGAATCGAAACCTCGCCACCGGGAACGTGGGACGGAGGTTAGAGTGGGATGCGGGTCCGCCGGTCGATCACCAGTTGTTTCGGAAGGCCCATGGTTCGCGTGAGCACGATACACAGAATGGCGCCCAGGCTATCCACGAGGAGAAGTTGCCATCGGGCCTGCTCCATCCAGGCCTCATACGTCATGTCTTCAAGAGGTATTCCGCGCTGAACGCGCATCTCGAAATCGCCGACAGCCTTTTCAATGGTCAGGAACAGCGCGCGACCGCTTCCACCCCGCACATACAATCGCACCTGCTCCTGCTTCTCCGTCCCGACCACTGCGATCAGCGCCTGTTTGCTCTCAATGAACTCTTTGAGGCGAGCAAACAGCACCCCTCGTCCGGCCTCCAAACCAGGGAGATCGGCAGTGAGCGCCGTCAAGGTCGCCATGCCGATATCCAGCCGGCTTTCGGCCTGATTGATCGGTTCGAGAAACGATGGCTGTTCCGTGAGGAGATATCCGCGAAAGTTCGTTTCCACATCCATGACCAACCGTTGGAGCCGCAAGACCTCCATGAGAATGGTCGAACGAAGAAGTTGCCGCTCCTGCTGAATGCGCCATTGCTCAAACAACCATAGATGTCCGAGAAACGAGAAGGCCAGCGCGACTGTTGCAACGAGAAGGAATCCGATATACCGACCACGTATACCCATGAATCCGTGCGAGGCTTTCCAATCCTGCTGATGACCGTCAGGGAACACTCAGGCGAAGGGTCGGGAGGAACACCGTATGCCCCTCCCGACCGCTTCAGTTCAGATGAGTCTTACAGCCAGTTCACGCGCTCGGCCGGCCGAATGTAGATCGGCTCTTCGACCTGGATCCGCGCCACTTCCTTGCCCGACTTGTTGAAGCCCAACACGGTATCGTTGTACATGTCGAACCGCTTCCCGTGAATTT includes these proteins:
- a CDS encoding CHASE3 domain-containing protein, with product MGIRGRYIGFLLVATVALAFSFLGHLWLFEQWRIQQERQLLRSTILMEVLRLQRLVMDVETNFRGYLLTEQPSFLEPINQAESRLDIGMATLTALTADLPGLEAGRGVLFARLKEFIESKQALIAVVGTEKQEQVRLYVRGGSGRALFLTIEKAVGDFEMRVQRGIPLEDMTYEAWMEQARWQLLLVDSLGAILCIVLTRTMGLPKQLVIDRRTRIPL
- a CDS encoding nitrate oxidoreductase subunit beta; amino-acid sequence: IHGKRFDMYNDTVLGFNKSGKEVARIQVEEPIYIRPAERVNWL